A part of Campylobacter ureolyticus ACS-301-V-Sch3b genomic DNA contains:
- the murD gene encoding UDP-N-acetylmuramoyl-L-alanine--D-glutamate ligase: protein MKKSLFGYGKTTKAIAKNVKFDGVWDIYDDKFSEISKDEFGNNLLPTSEFDPFKSTLEIPSPGFPRTHELVKKAKNLISEYDYFKDTTPIKIWISGTNGKTTTTQMAGLVLKNNGAVIGGNVGEPLANLDKLAKFWILETSSFTIYYTKFATPQIYALLPITPDHISWHGSFEEYEKTKLKPLSMMSKDSVAIIPKKYNDIKSKAKIYFYEDESDLAKICGANLKDINFKVPFLMDALLALCIEKFATNSLNLDLLNTFKIDKNRVEEFKDSKNRLWVNDTKATNLDAVIQALKRYRDKKIHLILGGDDKGVDLTPLFENFKGYNLEIYAIGSNTLKILNLALKFNIKAYKCEFLQDAVKNIDINLKNDEVALLSPACASLDQFSSYEERGNLFKKFVQEL from the coding sequence ATGAAAAAATCACTTTTTGGTTATGGAAAAACAACTAAGGCAATTGCTAAAAATGTCAAATTTGATGGCGTTTGGGATATTTATGATGATAAATTTAGTGAAATTTCAAAAGATGAGTTTGGAAATAATTTGCTTCCAACAAGTGAGTTTGATCCGTTTAAAAGCACTCTTGAAATCCCAAGCCCAGGCTTTCCAAGGACTCACGAATTAGTAAAAAAAGCTAAGAATTTAATAAGCGAGTACGATTATTTTAAAGATACAACACCTATTAAAATTTGGATAAGTGGAACAAATGGTAAAACTACAACCACGCAAATGGCTGGACTTGTTTTAAAAAATAACGGTGCAGTAATTGGTGGAAATGTTGGTGAGCCTTTGGCAAATTTAGATAAATTAGCTAAATTTTGGATACTTGAAACAAGTTCTTTTACAATTTACTATACCAAATTTGCAACTCCACAAATTTATGCTCTACTGCCAATAACTCCAGATCATATAAGCTGGCATGGAAGCTTTGAAGAGTATGAAAAGACAAAATTAAAACCATTGAGTATGATGAGCAAAGACTCAGTTGCCATTATTCCTAAAAAATACAATGACATTAAATCAAAAGCAAAAATTTATTTTTATGAAGATGAAAGTGACCTAGCTAAAATTTGCGGTGCAAATTTAAAAGATATTAATTTTAAAGTGCCATTTTTAATGGATGCATTGCTTGCCTTGTGCATAGAAAAATTTGCTACAAATAGTTTAAATTTAGATCTTTTAAACACATTTAAAATTGATAAAAATAGGGTTGAAGAGTTTAAAGATAGTAAAAATAGACTTTGGGTTAATGATACAAAAGCTACAAATTTAGATGCTGTAATTCAGGCTCTAAAAAGATATAGAGATAAAAAAATTCATTTAATTTTGGGTGGGGATGATAAAGGTGTTGATTTAACACCTTTGTTTGAAAATTTTAAAGGCTATAATTTAGAAATTTATGCGATTGGCTCAAATACTTTAAAAATTTTAAATTTGGCTTTGAAATTTAACATTAAAGCATATAAGTGTGAGTTTTTACAAGATGCTGTAAAAAACATAGATATAAATTTAAAAAATGATGAAGTTGCACTTTTGAGTCCAGCTTGCGCGAGTTTAGATCAGTTTAGCTCATACGAAGAGAGGGGAAATTTATTTAAAAAATTTGTTCAAGAACTATAA
- a CDS encoding ComEA family DNA-binding protein, with product MKRLLLLFVFSFSLLFGAVNINTASKEELMSLKGIGEATAEAIIEYRKENKFTKIEDIKNVKGIGDKKFESIKEDIEVKDSKK from the coding sequence ATGAAAAGACTACTGTTATTATTTGTTTTTAGTTTTAGTTTGTTGTTTGGTGCTGTAAATATAAACACTGCATCTAAAGAGGAGCTTATGAGCCTTAAAGGTATTGGAGAGGCTACAGCAGAAGCTATAATAGAATATAGAAAAGAGAATAAATTTACAAAAATAGAAGACATTAAAAATGTAAAAGGCATAGGTGATAAGAAGTTTGAATCAATAAAAGAAGATATTGAGGTTAAAGATAGCAAGAAATAA
- the gpmI gene encoding 2,3-bisphosphoglycerate-independent phosphoglycerate mutase produces the protein MKQKVVLVITDGIGFNKSDEFNAFSNAKKPNYEWLFENSANSLLKTSGEAVGLPKGQMGNSEVGHMSIGSGRILYQNLVKIDKAIKNGSLEQNKALLNLLEKHKRIHIIGLYSDGGVHSHLNHFDFMCKFAKENGCEVFAHAITDGRDVAPTSGINFIKKLEKNVNLVSISGRFYAMDRDNRWDRIKAFYEVVAENKNKFEISPSKYLENSYNEGITDEFIKPASFKDFGGIKENDGVIIINFRSDRAREMCMAFGNESFNEFKRDHNIKNIITMTSYDDNFNFEVLFKNEEIKNTLSQTIADAGLRQLHTAETEKYAHVTFFFNGGIEEPCLNETRILVPSPKVKTYDEKPEMSAYDVCKNVIKGIDDGFDFIVVNFANGDMVGHTGNYEASIKAVEAVDECVGKILKAAKKQNYAYIQISDHGNCEAMRDKKGEILTNHTTFDVFCFVMANEVSKIKNGGLNNVAPTILKIMGLDIPKQMDEALF, from the coding sequence ATGAAGCAAAAAGTAGTTTTAGTTATAACCGATGGGATTGGATTTAATAAAAGCGATGAATTTAATGCATTTAGCAATGCAAAAAAACCAAATTATGAGTGGCTGTTTGAAAACAGTGCAAATTCACTTTTAAAAACTTCTGGTGAGGCTGTAGGTCTTCCAAAAGGACAAATGGGAAATAGTGAAGTTGGACATATGAGCATTGGAAGTGGGCGGATTTTATACCAAAACCTAGTTAAAATAGACAAAGCTATAAAAAACGGCTCACTAGAACAAAATAAGGCTTTATTAAATTTATTAGAAAAACATAAAAGAATACACATTATTGGACTTTATAGCGATGGCGGGGTACATTCTCACCTAAATCATTTTGATTTTATGTGTAAATTTGCAAAGGAAAATGGTTGCGAAGTTTTTGCTCACGCAATAACTGATGGACGCGATGTGGCACCAACAAGCGGAATAAATTTTATAAAAAAACTTGAAAAAAATGTAAATTTAGTAAGTATTAGTGGTAGATTTTATGCCATGGATAGAGATAATAGATGGGATAGAATAAAGGCTTTTTATGAGGTTGTGGCAGAAAATAAAAACAAATTTGAAATTTCACCTTCAAAATATTTAGAAAACTCTTATAATGAAGGCATTACAGATGAGTTTATAAAACCTGCGAGCTTTAAAGATTTTGGTGGCATTAAAGAAAACGATGGTGTGATTATAATAAATTTTAGAAGTGACCGTGCAAGAGAGATGTGTATGGCATTTGGTAATGAGAGTTTTAATGAATTTAAAAGAGATCATAATATAAAAAACATCATAACCATGACCTCTTATGATGATAATTTTAATTTTGAGGTTCTTTTTAAAAATGAGGAAATTAAAAATACTTTGAGTCAAACTATTGCAGATGCTGGCTTAAGACAGCTTCACACTGCTGAAACTGAAAAATATGCACATGTGACATTTTTCTTTAATGGAGGAATTGAAGAACCATGCCTAAATGAAACTAGAATTTTAGTACCAAGTCCAAAAGTAAAAACTTATGATGAAAAGCCAGAAATGAGTGCTTATGATGTTTGCAAAAATGTAATAAAAGGAATCGATGATGGGTTTGATTTTATTGTAGTAAATTTTGCAAATGGTGATATGGTCGGACATACTGGAAATTATGAGGCATCTATCAAGGCTGTTGAAGCTGTTGATGAATGCGTAGGAAAGATACTAAAGGCTGCAAAAAAGCAAAATTATGCTTATATTCAAATTTCAGACCATGGAAACTGTGAAGCAATGCGGGATAAAAAAGGCGAAATTTTAACAAATCATACCACTTTTGATGTATTTTGCTTTGTAATGGCAAATGAAGTTAGTAAAATCAAAAACGGTGGATTAAATAATGTCGCACCGACAATTTTGAAAATAATGGGACTTGATATTCCAAAGCAGATGGATGAAGCGTTATTTTAA
- a CDS encoding DUF6150 family protein produces MAKLCVVSENKAKFKVFKVDRDYKADLLVFVVDRDYKAKGDALWYMQDKESGATSTIAWVSSENKADIKVFFVDRDYKAKWNKPHKYQNML; encoded by the coding sequence ATGGCAAAACTTTGTGTAGTTTCTGAAAATAAAGCAAAATTTAAGGTTTTTAAAGTAGATAGAGATTATAAAGCGGATTTATTGGTTTTTGTTGTTGATAGAGATTATAAAGCAAAAGGTGATGCGCTTTGGTATATGCAAGACAAAGAGTCTGGGGCCACCTCAACTATTGCTTGGGTTAGCAGCGAAAATAAGGCTGATATAAAAGTCTTTTTCGTTGATAGAGATTATAAAGCTAAATGGAATAAGCCACATAAATATCAAAATATGCTTTGA
- a CDS encoding lysophospholipid acyltransferase family protein, producing the protein MQEKKIVDLEKALNDKYPKLFTKYPKFISNLLISLLKKLFYEDRINNFLAQNKDAKNKEIIDRFLKSINFTYKIDNISLQNIPKSGRVIFISNHPLGGLDALSLMHLISGVRKDVKILANEFLMKLDPISDMLIPIDNISNQSSRKAIKSVDEHLKNEGAIIIFPAGEVSRAKVFGIKDLNWKGGFLKFAKRAQAPIVPIFVSARNSSLFYAISAIYKPLAGLLLGHEVMNKKNKSITIKIGEMIPYKNLILPEIKSPDNTLKLIQRHLYNIGKNRKTIFKTQRCLVDKVDSNEVYEEVLKGLNLGKTRDGKEIYLCKTPNKSALLTEIGRLRELTFRRVGEGTGKECDVDEFDLYYEHLVLFDTEIKEIVGAYRIGVANEINPTLDSKKLYTQTLFSFKNEAKFLLKDSIELGRSFVQPKFWGTRALDYLWYGIGAYIKKFPETKYMFGPVSISANYPKTARDMMIYFYKKHFTSKKEIVVSKNRYFISQAEKEELDILFCGQSYEEDFKILKESLANFDLSVPTLYKQYSELCDEGGVEFLDFGIDTDFEDCADGFILVQTDKIKEAKRKRYIGGLD; encoded by the coding sequence TTGCAAGAAAAAAAGATAGTAGACTTAGAAAAAGCACTAAATGATAAATACCCAAAACTTTTCACAAAATATCCTAAATTTATTTCAAATTTGCTTATAAGCTTATTGAAAAAACTTTTTTATGAAGATAGGATTAATAATTTTTTAGCACAAAACAAAGATGCAAAAAATAAAGAAATAATTGATAGATTTTTAAAATCCATAAATTTTACTTATAAAATAGACAATATCTCACTTCAAAATATCCCAAAAAGCGGTCGAGTGATATTTATCTCAAATCATCCACTTGGCGGACTTGATGCGTTATCTTTGATGCATTTAATAAGTGGCGTTAGAAAAGATGTGAAAATTTTAGCAAATGAGTTTTTAATGAAACTTGATCCAATTAGCGATATGCTAATTCCAATTGATAATATCTCAAATCAAAGCTCTCGTAAAGCTATAAAATCAGTTGATGAGCATCTTAAAAACGAAGGCGCAATTATTATATTTCCAGCTGGAGAAGTATCTCGTGCAAAAGTTTTTGGCATAAAAGACTTAAATTGGAAGGGTGGATTTTTAAAATTTGCCAAAAGGGCTCAAGCTCCGATTGTTCCGATATTTGTAAGTGCTAGAAATTCTTCTTTATTTTACGCAATTTCAGCTATTTATAAGCCACTTGCTGGGCTTTTACTAGGTCATGAGGTTATGAATAAAAAAAATAAAAGCATAACTATAAAAATAGGCGAGATGATACCTTATAAAAATTTAATTTTACCTGAGATAAAATCTCCAGATAACACATTAAAACTCATTCAAAGGCATCTTTATAATATTGGAAAAAACAGAAAAACTATTTTTAAAACTCAAAGATGTTTGGTTGATAAGGTTGATTCAAATGAAGTCTATGAAGAGGTTTTAAAAGGTTTAAATTTAGGAAAAACAAGAGATGGCAAGGAAATTTATCTTTGCAAAACTCCGAATAAATCAGCACTTCTTACAGAAATTGGAAGGCTTAGAGAGCTTACTTTTAGAAGAGTTGGTGAGGGAACTGGAAAAGAGTGTGATGTTGATGAGTTTGATTTATACTATGAGCATTTAGTTTTATTTGACACAGAGATAAAAGAGATAGTTGGAGCCTATAGAATCGGCGTTGCAAATGAAATAAATCCTACTTTAGATAGTAAAAAACTTTACACTCAAACCCTATTTAGTTTTAAAAATGAAGCCAAATTTTTACTAAAAGACTCAATTGAGCTTGGCAGAAGTTTTGTTCAGCCAAAATTTTGGGGTACAAGGGCGTTAGATTATTTATGGTATGGAATTGGTGCTTATATTAAAAAATTCCCAGAGACAAAATATATGTTTGGACCTGTTAGCATAAGTGCAAACTACCCAAAAACCGCAAGAGATATGATGATTTATTTTTATAAAAAACATTTTACTTCTAAAAAAGAAATAGTAGTTTCTAAAAACAGATATTTTATTTCCCAAGCTGAAAAAGAGGAGTTAGATATTTTGTTTTGCGGACAAAGCTATGAAGAAGATTTTAAAATCCTAAAAGAAAGTTTGGCAAATTTTGATTTATCGGTTCCAACTTTATATAAACAATATAGCGAACTTTGCGATGAAGGCGGTGTTGAGTTTTTAGATTTTGGTATAGATACAGATTTTGAAGATTGCGCTGATGGATTTATTTTGGTTCAAACAGACAAGATAAAAGAAGCAAAAAGAAAAAGATATATTGGAGGCTTGGATTAA
- a CDS encoding ankyrin repeat domain-containing protein, with protein sequence MKNKFLNSFIIITLILVAFIVYNKFKLSQNSHFTVTADTVIKPGSEISKYVTQEEVDSFALRYWDIDNNYTEFVNPIAIPLRDFLKQKDTNKVLNYIKDNNLSADIEIEDGTTPLMYSSFYNDLNTTKELIKLGADVHKKDKYGLSPMAYAISMNSLNVIKLLYDNGAKFEEVPITQGYILSPSYSNIDKLVINGNDINIVYKYNWIQKDYDTPKGYGYMFEDVVFKNWIELAKFILESGYKPYSYFTIGDTIKYGYSIDDLFTKEDIDDLMILAKTIKKRYV encoded by the coding sequence TTGAAAAACAAATTTTTAAATTCATTTATAATTATAACTTTAATTTTAGTTGCTTTTATAGTTTATAATAAATTTAAACTCTCTCAAAATTCTCATTTTACAGTTACAGCTGATACAGTTATAAAACCAGGTTCTGAAATTTCAAAGTATGTTACACAAGAAGAAGTTGATAGTTTTGCACTAAGATATTGGGATATAGATAATAATTACACTGAATTTGTTAATCCCATAGCTATTCCTTTAAGAGACTTTCTAAAACAAAAAGATACAAACAAAGTATTAAATTATATAAAAGATAATAATCTTAGTGCTGATATAGAAATAGAAGATGGAACTACTCCTTTAATGTATTCAAGCTTTTACAATGACTTAAATACCACAAAAGAGTTAATTAAACTTGGTGCTGATGTTCATAAAAAAGATAAATATGGTTTAAGTCCTATGGCTTATGCAATTTCTATGAATAGTTTAAATGTTATAAAACTTCTTTATGATAATGGTGCTAAATTTGAAGAAGTTCCAATCACTCAAGGTTATATTTTATCTCCAAGCTATTCAAATATTGATAAGTTGGTTATCAATGGTAACGATATAAATATAGTTTATAAATATAATTGGATACAAAAAGATTATGATACACCAAAAGGTTATGGATATATGTTTGAAGATGTAGTTTTTAAAAATTGGATTGAGTTAGCAAAATTTATTTTAGAAAGTGGATATAAACCATATTCTTATTTTACTATCGGTGATACAATTAAATATGGTTATTCAATAGATGATTTATTTACAAAAGAAGATATTGATGATCTTATGATTCTTGCAAAAACAATCAAAAAGAGATATGTTTGA
- a CDS encoding iron-sulfur cluster assembly scaffold protein NifU — MAKDSLISGSFWEDYSQKVQDRMNNPKFMGEITEEEAKEKGCKLIVADFGAESCGDAVRLYWLVDEKTNIIKEAKFRSFGCGTAIASSDTMAELCVGKTVDQAVKITNIDVEKAMRDDPNTPAVPPQKMHCSVMAYDVIKAAAAQYKGIDPEHFEDEIIVCECARVSLGTIKEVIRLNDLKTVEEITQYTKAGAFCKSCIRPGGHEKREYYLEDILASTRAEMEQEKLSKMADSHKQGDNFEELNTIGQFKMVEAIIDEEIRPMLMMDGGDLDIVDIRKSDDGKTDIYIRYLGACSGCASGSTGTLFAIEAVLKENLSPNIRVMPI, encoded by the coding sequence ATGGCAAAAGATAGTTTAATAAGTGGATCATTTTGGGAGGATTACTCACAAAAGGTTCAAGATAGGATGAATAACCCTAAATTTATGGGTGAAATAACAGAAGAAGAGGCAAAAGAAAAGGGTTGCAAACTTATAGTTGCTGATTTTGGAGCTGAGAGCTGTGGGGATGCGGTTAGACTTTACTGGCTTGTGGATGAAAAAACAAATATTATAAAAGAGGCGAAATTTAGAAGTTTTGGCTGTGGAACAGCAATTGCGAGTAGTGATACTATGGCTGAACTTTGTGTTGGCAAAACAGTTGATCAAGCTGTAAAAATAACAAACATAGATGTAGAAAAGGCAATGCGTGATGATCCAAATACTCCAGCCGTTCCACCTCAAAAAATGCACTGCTCAGTTATGGCATACGATGTTATAAAAGCCGCTGCAGCGCAGTATAAAGGAATAGATCCTGAGCATTTTGAAGATGAGATAATAGTATGTGAGTGCGCAAGAGTAAGCCTTGGAACGATAAAAGAAGTTATTAGGCTAAATGACTTAAAGACCGTTGAAGAGATAACTCAATACACTAAAGCAGGTGCATTTTGTAAAAGCTGTATAAGACCTGGTGGACATGAAAAAAGAGAGTATTATTTAGAAGATATTTTAGCATCTACTAGAGCTGAAATGGAGCAAGAAAAACTCTCTAAAATGGCTGATTCTCATAAACAAGGTGATAATTTCGAAGAGCTTAATACAATAGGTCAATTTAAAATGGTTGAGGCAATTATAGATGAGGAAATTCGCCCAATGCTAATGATGGACGGTGGGGATTTAGATATAGTTGATATTAGAAAAAGTGATGATGGCAAAACTGACATTTATATAAGATATTTAGGAGCTTGCAGTGGTTGTGCAAGTGGCTCTACAGGAACACTTTTTGCAATAGAGGCAGTATTAAAAGAAAATTTAAGCCCAAATATAAGGGTTATGCCGATATAA
- the mraY gene encoding phospho-N-acetylmuramoyl-pentapeptide-transferase, with the protein MFYFLYEFFNINIFSYITARAGLAFFISFFMTIFLMPKFIRWAKIKKANQPIYDLAPKSHKSKNHTPTMGGIVFVGSSIIASFLCAKLTNIYVLSALMTLVFFSYIGFKDDFSKIAGKKNEAGLKAKTKFRLQILFSLVIALILFMFSGLSSEIFIPFYKNSIIDLKYGVILFWVLVITASSNSVNLTDGLDGLATIPSVFAVLTLGVFIYLSGHALFSEYLFLPKVSLVGEVVVVCAALIGSMLGFLWYNCHPAEIFMGDSGSLSVGAFIGYSAIISKNEFLLLLVGFIFVAETLSVILQVGSFKIFKKRVFLMAPLHHHFELKGWVENKIIIRFWIIALIANIIALASIKLR; encoded by the coding sequence ATGTTTTATTTTTTATATGAATTTTTTAATATTAATATATTTAGCTATATCACTGCAAGAGCCGGACTTGCATTTTTTATATCATTTTTTATGACTATTTTTTTAATGCCCAAATTTATAAGATGGGCAAAAATAAAAAAGGCAAATCAGCCAATTTACGATCTTGCTCCAAAATCTCACAAGTCAAAAAATCATACTCCAACAATGGGTGGAATAGTTTTTGTGGGAAGTTCTATTATCGCATCATTTTTATGTGCAAAACTTACAAATATTTATGTGTTATCAGCCCTTATGACGCTTGTGTTTTTTTCATATATTGGCTTTAAGGATGATTTTTCTAAAATTGCTGGTAAAAAAAATGAAGCAGGCTTAAAGGCTAAAACAAAATTTAGGCTTCAAATTTTATTTTCTTTAGTAATTGCTCTAATTTTATTTATGTTTTCAGGGCTTTCTAGTGAGATTTTTATCCCATTTTATAAAAATTCTATAATTGATTTAAAGTATGGCGTTATACTTTTTTGGGTTTTAGTTATTACGGCTAGCTCAAATTCTGTAAATTTAACTGATGGACTTGATGGTCTAGCTACTATTCCTTCAGTTTTTGCTGTGCTTACATTGGGTGTTTTTATCTATCTTAGTGGACATGCACTTTTTAGCGAATATCTGTTTTTGCCAAAGGTAAGCTTAGTTGGCGAAGTTGTGGTTGTTTGTGCTGCACTAATTGGCTCAATGCTAGGGTTTTTGTGGTACAATTGCCACCCAGCTGAAATTTTTATGGGAGATAGTGGAAGTTTAAGCGTTGGAGCTTTTATCGGATATAGCGCAATTATAAGTAAAAATGAATTTTTACTTTTGTTGGTTGGATTTATATTTGTTGCTGAGACATTAAGCGTAATTTTACAAGTTGGAAGTTTTAAAATTTTTAAAAAAAGAGTTTTTTTGATGGCGCCTTTACACCATCATTTTGAGTTAAAAGGCTGGGTTGAAAACAAAATAATTATAAGGTTTTGGATAATTGCATTAATTGCAAATATTATTGCCCTAGCCTCTATAAAATTAAGGTAG
- a CDS encoding sigma factor-like helix-turn-helix DNA-binding protein codes for MPSTNLQKINELLFEANSQLDEVNELLKTASDKEVFDLKVLKFDIYCQIKDLEAKKIKEILKENKIKPSSDSNSYTLEEIGIVLGNITRERVRQIQDQAIKKMKHPKLIKELYDYIKD; via the coding sequence ATGCCTTCCACTAATTTGCAAAAAATCAACGAGTTACTTTTTGAAGCAAATTCTCAATTAGATGAAGTAAACGAGCTTTTAAAAACTGCTTCGGACAAGGAAGTTTTTGATCTTAAAGTGCTAAAATTTGACATTTATTGCCAAATAAAAGATTTAGAAGCTAAAAAAATAAAAGAAATCTTAAAAGAAAACAAAATAAAACCAAGCTCTGATTCTAACTCTTATACCCTGGAAGAAATCGGCATTGTCCTTGGAAATATAACAAGAGAGCGTGTTAGACAAATCCAAGATCAAGCTATAAAAAAGATGAAGCATCCAAAATTGATTAAAGAACTATACGATTATATAAAAGACTAA